Below is a window of Streptomyces sp. NBC_01429 DNA.
GACCCGCTCGGCGATCGCGTCGTCCCAGCGCCCGGGGTTCAGCTCGCGGCCCATCCGCAGCGTCTCGCCGATCGTCAGCTGCGGATACAGCGGCTTGTCCTGGGCCACGTAGGCGACGCGCTCCCGCACGGTGGCGGGTTCGGCCGAGCCGAGGGTACGGAGCGCCCCCTCGGTGGGTGCCAGCAGCCCGGCCGCGTGGGCGAGGAGCGTGGACTTGCCGGCGCCGTTGGGGCCGACGAGCGCGCAGACGCGTCCGGCGGGGACGCGGAAGGAGCAGTCGCGCAGCGCCCAGCGGTGTTTGCGGCCGGCCCGTCCGTACCGCTTGCCGAGGCCGGTCGCCTCTATCGCGGCCGTTGTCATCGGTCGTCCCCCTTGTTCTCGAAGCCGTTCTCGAAGCCGTTCTTGGTGCCGTACGTGGAGCCGTCCGTGCTGCCGTCCGTGAAACCGGCTGCGGCGCCGTCTTTCGAGCCTTCGTCCATCACCGAGGTGAAGAGCGCGGCCATGTCGTCCCGGTCCAGACCCTCGGCGCGGGCCCGGTCCGTCCAGGCGGCCAGCTCCGCGCGTAGCGCGCTGTCCTCGGAGCCCCGGCCGAGCGTTCCCCGTACGAACGTCCCGAGCCCGCGCCGCCCCTCGGCCAGCCCCTCGCGCTCCAGCTCGCGGTACGCCTTGAGGACGGTGTTCGCGTTGACGGCGGTGGCCTCCACGACCTCGCGGGCCGTGGGCAGCTTGTCGCCGGGTTCCAGCAGGCCCAGGCGCAGGGCCTGCTTGGTCTGCTGGACGATCTGGAGATAGGTGGCCACCCCGCTGCGCCGGTCGATGCGGTACTCGATCACCGCGCAACCACCCTTTCACTAAGGAAGTAGTGAAAGGGTGGCGTACGGAGGCGGCGGCGTCAAGCGCCCGTACCCGCGCACCGCGTTCAGGGGGTCATTCGAGCGACCGCGCCGCCGCCGCTGCCACCGCCTCCGCCACCGCCGCCAACGCGGGCGAGTCGAGCCGCCACTGCTGCCAGTACAGGGGCACCCGTACGGTCCGGCCCGGCGCGAAGCCGACCAGCGCGCCCGCGCGCAACCGGGGCTCGGCCTGGCTTCTCGGCACCAGCCCCCAGCCCAGCCCGGCCGTCACGGCGTCGGCGAAGCCCTCGCTGGAGGGGATGCGGTGGCGCAGGGCGCTCGCGCCGCGCCCGCCGGTGAGTTCGCGGACGAAGTTGTCCTGGAGTTCGTCGCGGCGGTCGAAGCAGACCACGGGCGCGGGCGGCAGCAGCCGTTCCACATCGTCGCCGGAGAGCCACCGCGCGGCGAACTCCGGTGCGGCGACCGGCAGATAGCCCATACTGCCGAGCCGGCGCACCGAGCAGCCCGCCACCGGATCGGGCGAGGAGGTCACCGCCGCCATCACCTCGCCCTCGCGCAGCAGCTCCGTCGTGTGGGCCTCGTCCTCGCGGCGCAGGTCGAAGCAGATCCGCGCGTCGTGCGCGAGCGTCGCGAGCGCGGGCAGGAACCAGGTCGCCAGCGAATCCGAGTTGACCGCGATGGACAGCCGAGGGTGCTCCCCGGCGTCGTTCATCCCGAGCGCGTCGCG
It encodes the following:
- a CDS encoding LysR family transcriptional regulator ArgP, encoding MMSELPHDLVRTLLTVVDEGTFDAAATALHVTPSAVSQRVKALEQRTGRVLVTRTKPVRPTASGQVVVRFARQLARLEGDARDALGMNDAGEHPRLSIAVNSDSLATWFLPALATLAHDARICFDLRREDEAHTTELLREGEVMAAVTSSPDPVAGCSVRRLGSMGYLPVAAPEFAARWLSGDDVERLLPPAPVVCFDRRDELQDNFVRELTGGRGASALRHRIPSSEGFADAVTAGLGWGLVPRSQAEPRLRAGALVGFAPGRTVRVPLYWQQWRLDSPALAAVAEAVAAAAARSLE
- a CDS encoding GntR family transcriptional regulator; translated protein: MIEYRIDRRSGVATYLQIVQQTKQALRLGLLEPGDKLPTAREVVEATAVNANTVLKAYRELEREGLAEGRRGLGTFVRGTLGRGSEDSALRAELAAWTDRARAEGLDRDDMAALFTSVMDEGSKDGAAAGFTDGSTDGSTYGTKNGFENGFENKGDDR